In the genome of Phlebotomus papatasi isolate M1 chromosome 2, Ppap_2.1, whole genome shotgun sequence, one region contains:
- the LOC129800977 gene encoding dynein axonemal intermediate chain 4, translating to MEDTLAQVKSPKDTARSDNSLEQTIGQDVSAITHTFIKIILKETDDIVLFENPSETVPRDSEEAAAVISANERYEYLTKGKGRNRRTTNSETQTVDCLYKSRAVNTDRIKQENIGTFVSNYEMFDTYEDLARSTQSLEVSDETKIVVTTYAREGEDDLGQFLNTSANFRHSAMIIQRLLAGNVFREKQKRFRNMYLPDPLAMDVKYHYTLEKLWSYQWIALSGYAVTSFSWCETNRDILAVGYGLFYLEPNQEQPDDGYVCIWSIKNPVNPERKFKFNAPVTALAFSPFYPQMLAVGLYDGSLEIRDFTDEYGTLITSTDRENSLGFESIWQINWLPGEGIFSEYGQLLTISVDGRIMKYSFTSGPYLSGIQLLRLSRVEGVVEGLPIAKKKDLMEAYRHPQALCLRIHPLRHHIYFVGTDEGCLHTCSLNYPQHHVAVCQVHKGSVYSIEYSPWSPKIFLTCGSDWCIRVWVEGIFKPVIELSSGFNAVNCAFWSPIHATIIASCSRDRVELWDIRRKTLKPASTHTFDSAPLTKIKFSKCGRSLIVGTADGTVHVCALENMPFPPHFQYIELQKAIYGAISGDLFDQVKSLGHLGYPTEKKKRPTSGST from the exons ATGGAGGATACACTGGCTCAAGTAAAGAGCCCTAAAGACACTGCCAGGTCAGATAATTCACTGGAACAAACTATTGGTCAGGATGTATCTGCAATTACCCACACTTTCATCAAGATTATTCTCAAGGAAACAGATGATATTGTTCTCTTCGAGAATCCTAGTGAGACTGTGCCAAGGGACAGCGAGGAAGCTGCAGCTGTTATTTCAGCCAATGAGAGATATGAGTATTTGACCAAGGGAAAAGGAAGAAATCGTCGGACCACAAATTCTGAAACCCAAACAGTGGACTGTCTTTACAAATCTCGTGCCGTGAATACTGATCGGATCaaacaggaaaatattgggACTTTTGTTTCCAACTACGAAATGTTTGATACCTACGAAGATCTTGCAAGATCTACTCAGAGTCTGGAGGTCAGTGATGAGACGAAAATTGTGGTGACTACTTATGCAAGGGAAGGAGAAGATGATCTTGGACAGTTTCTCAA tacTTCAGCCAATTTCCGGCATTCTGCTATGATCATCCAACGTCTTCTAGCCGGTAACGTATTCCGTGAGAAGCAGAAACGTTTTCGAAATATGTATTTGCCAGATCCTCTGGCCATGGATGTTAAGTACCACTATACTTTGGAGAAACTATGGTCTTATCAATGGATTGCCTTATCTGGTTATGCAGTAACGAGTTTTAGCTGGTGTGAGACTAACAGGGACATTTTGGCTGTTGGATATGGGCTTTTCTACCTAGAACCAAACCAAGAACAGCCCGATGATGGATATGTTTGCATTTGGAGCATAAAG AATCCCGTAAATCCAGAgcggaaatttaaatttaatgctCCTGTTACTGCTCTtgctttttctccattttaccCACAAATGCTCGCGGTGGGTCTTTACGATGGAAGCTTGGAAATCAGGGACTTTACTGATGAATATGGGACCTTAATAACTTCAACAGATCGGGAAAATTCCCTTGGCTTTGAGTCCATCTGGCAGATTAACTGGCTACCAGGGGAAGGAATATTTAGTGAATATGGCCAATTGCTGACCATCTCTGTAGATGGGAGAATTATGAAATACTCCTTCACATCTGGTCCTTATTTGTCTGGCATTCAACTCTTACGATTGAGTCGCGTTGAAGGAGTTGTTGAAGGTCTACCTATAGCAAAGAAGAAGGATCTAATGGAAGCTTATCGCCACCCGCAAGCTCTTTGCCTGAGAATTCATCCATTACGACATCATATCTACTTTGTAGGTACAGATGAGGGTTGCTTGCATACCTGCTCCCTCAACTACCCTCAGCATCATGTGGCAGTGTGTCAGGTTCATAAGGGGTCCGTATATAGTATCGAATATTCTCCTTGGAGCCCTAAAATTTTTCTAACTTGTGGCAGCGATTGGTGTATTCGAGTTTGGGTTGAAGGTATCTTTAAGCCCGTGATTGAGCTCTCCAGTGGCTTCAATGCCGTTAATTGTGCTTTTTGGAGCCCAATTCATGCAACCATTATCGCTAGTTGCAGCAGAGATCGCGTTGAACTCTGGGATATTCGTCGAAAGACTCTCAAACCTGCTTCAACGCACACATTTGATAGTGCACCCCTTACGAAAATCAA ATTCTCAAAGTGTGGTAGATCTCTGATCGTGGGCACAGCAGATGGCACAGTTCATGTATGCGCATTAGAGAATATGCCCTTCCCACCCCATTTTCAATACATTGAGCTTCAGAAGGCAATCTATGGTGCAATTAGTGGAGATCTCTTTGACCAAGTTAAAAGTCTTGGACATCTGGGCTACCCTACGGAGAAGAAAAAACGCCCTACTTCTGGTAGCACGTGA